One region of Haloprofundus salilacus genomic DNA includes:
- a CDS encoding 50S ribosomal protein L18e: MSSKTNPRLTSLIAELKAVSRDSDAAVWRDIADRLEKPRRTHAEVNLGRIERYAEEDETVVVPGKVLGSGVLQKNVTVAAVDFSGTARKKIEQVGDVLTLEQVAEQNPEGSNVRVIR, from the coding sequence ATGAGTAGCAAGACGAATCCGAGACTCACAAGTCTCATCGCCGAGCTAAAGGCGGTTTCGCGCGATTCGGACGCCGCAGTATGGCGTGACATCGCAGACCGCCTCGAAAAGCCCCGGCGCACCCACGCGGAGGTCAACCTCGGCCGCATCGAGCGGTACGCAGAGGAAGACGAAACCGTGGTCGTCCCCGGCAAGGTGCTGGGGAGTGGTGTGCTGCAGAAAAACGTCACCGTCGCAGCGGTCGACTTCTCGGGCACCGCCCGCAAGAAGATCGAACAGGTCGGTGACGTGCTGACGCTCGAACAGGTCGCAGAACAAAACCCCGAAGGGTCCAACGTCCGGGTGATTCGATGA
- a CDS encoding 50S ribosomal protein L13, with product MSYAEFEADVIVDARDCIMGRVASEVAQRALAGERVAVINAERAVITGSDEDVMSVYRKRAEVGSDRGPYYPKRPDRIFKRAIRGMLPYKQSHGREAFENVRVYLDNPYDEDGEVLDGTSLDRLSNIKFISLGEVSEKLGANVTW from the coding sequence ATGAGTTACGCCGAGTTCGAAGCCGACGTGATCGTCGACGCGCGCGACTGCATCATGGGTCGCGTCGCGAGCGAGGTGGCCCAGCGCGCGCTCGCCGGCGAGCGCGTCGCGGTCATCAACGCCGAACGCGCGGTCATCACCGGCAGCGACGAAGACGTGATGAGCGTCTACCGGAAGCGCGCGGAGGTCGGCTCCGACCGCGGTCCGTACTACCCGAAGCGCCCCGACCGGATCTTTAAGCGAGCCATCCGCGGCATGCTTCCGTACAAGCAGTCGCACGGCCGCGAAGCGTTCGAGAACGTCCGCGTCTACCTCGACAACCCGTACGACGAAGACGGCGAAGTGCTCGACGGCACGTCGCTGGACCGACTCTCGAACATTAAGTTCATCTCCCTCGGAGAGGTCTCCGAAAAACTGGGTGCTAACGTCACATGGTAA
- a CDS encoding 30S ribosomal protein S9, whose protein sequence is MVTNTSGKKKTAVARATVREGEGRVRINSRPVELVDPEIARLKMLEPFRIAGDELRDDVDIDVRVNGGGFSGQADATRTAIARGLVQYFNDAELRDAYMEFDRSLLVNDVRQSESKKWGGPGARARYQKSYR, encoded by the coding sequence ATGGTAACCAACACGAGCGGTAAGAAGAAGACGGCCGTCGCCCGCGCCACCGTGCGCGAGGGCGAGGGTCGCGTACGAATCAACTCCCGACCCGTCGAACTGGTCGACCCGGAGATCGCTCGCCTGAAGATGCTGGAGCCGTTCCGCATCGCCGGCGACGAACTCCGCGACGACGTCGACATCGACGTGCGCGTCAACGGCGGCGGCTTCAGCGGGCAGGCGGACGCCACCCGCACCGCCATCGCCCGCGGACTGGTGCAGTACTTCAACGACGCCGAACTCCGCGACGCGTACATGGAGTTCGACCGGTCGCTGCTGGTCAACGACGTTCGCCAGTCCGAATCCAAAAAGTGGGGCGGACCAGGCGCTCGCGCCCGCTACCAGAAGTCCTACCGCTGA
- a CDS encoding DNA-directed RNA polymerase subunit N produces the protein MMIPVRCFTCGNVVAEHWEEFKARAREGDEDPAEVLDELGVERACCRRMMVSHKDLVDVVAPYQ, from the coding sequence ATGATGATACCCGTCCGGTGTTTCACGTGCGGCAACGTCGTCGCCGAGCACTGGGAAGAGTTCAAAGCGCGCGCCCGCGAGGGTGACGAAGACCCCGCCGAAGTTCTCGACGAACTCGGCGTCGAGCGGGCGTGCTGCCGACGGATGATGGTTTCGCACAAAGACCTCGTCGACGTGGTGGCACCGTACCAATGA
- a CDS encoding DNA-directed RNA polymerase subunit K — translation MMQHYNRYEKARILGARALQISYGAPVLVESKQTEPILIAAEEYDAGVLPFTVRRGET, via the coding sequence ATGATGCAACACTACAATCGGTACGAGAAGGCGCGCATCCTCGGCGCACGAGCGCTGCAGATATCGTACGGCGCACCCGTGCTCGTCGAATCGAAACAGACCGAACCGATCCTCATCGCGGCCGAGGAGTACGACGCCGGGGTGCTCCCGTTCACCGTCCGGCGGGGGGAGACGTAG
- the eno gene encoding phosphopyruvate hydratase, translating to MTLVTSVRLRRVLDSRGNPTVEADVMTESGGFGRAAAPSGASTGEYEAIELPPNESIAATRERAVPRLVGEVHAGNQREVDDTLRAADGTKNFSEIGANSAVAISMAAAKAGADVLGAPLYQHLGGAFRGEEFPTPLGNVVGGGEHAAKATHIQEFLSAPVGAPNIEDAVFANAAVHARVADILDERDIAAAKGDEGAWAPAVDDSEAFEIVDEAVSDVEDDLGFEIRFGLDVAAAELYDEDDDVYRYGDTERSTDEQIAYIADLVDEYDLAYVEDPLDENDYEGFADLTDEVGDRTLVCGDDLFVTNVERLQTGIDEGAANSILIKPNQIGTLSDAFDAIELATKHGYDSVISHRSGETEDTTIAHLAVATAAPFIKTGAVGGERTAKLNELIRIADDAV from the coding sequence ATGACGCTCGTTACGAGCGTTCGACTCCGCCGCGTGCTCGACTCTCGGGGCAACCCGACCGTCGAAGCCGACGTGATGACCGAGTCCGGCGGATTCGGTCGGGCGGCCGCGCCGAGCGGCGCCTCGACCGGCGAGTACGAGGCCATCGAGCTGCCGCCGAACGAGTCCATCGCGGCGACGCGCGAACGCGCCGTCCCGCGTCTCGTCGGCGAAGTCCACGCCGGTAATCAGCGCGAAGTCGACGACACGCTCCGCGCCGCCGACGGCACCAAGAACTTCTCGGAGATCGGCGCCAACAGCGCGGTCGCCATCTCGATGGCGGCCGCGAAAGCCGGCGCAGACGTGCTCGGCGCGCCGCTGTACCAGCATCTCGGCGGTGCGTTCCGCGGCGAAGAGTTCCCGACGCCGCTCGGCAACGTCGTCGGCGGCGGCGAACACGCCGCGAAGGCGACGCACATCCAGGAGTTCCTCTCGGCGCCCGTCGGCGCACCGAACATCGAAGACGCCGTCTTCGCCAACGCCGCAGTGCACGCTCGCGTCGCCGATATTCTCGACGAGCGAGACATCGCAGCTGCGAAGGGCGACGAGGGCGCGTGGGCGCCCGCCGTAGACGACAGCGAAGCGTTCGAAATCGTCGACGAGGCCGTCTCCGACGTGGAGGACGACCTCGGCTTCGAGATTCGCTTCGGACTCGACGTCGCCGCCGCGGAGCTGTACGACGAGGACGACGACGTCTACCGCTACGGCGACACGGAGCGCTCGACCGACGAGCAGATCGCGTACATCGCCGACCTCGTCGACGAGTACGACCTCGCCTACGTCGAGGACCCCCTCGACGAGAACGACTACGAGGGCTTCGCCGACCTCACCGACGAGGTGGGCGACCGGACGCTCGTCTGCGGCGACGACCTGTTCGTCACGAACGTCGAGCGCCTGCAGACGGGTATCGACGAGGGTGCCGCGAACAGCATCCTCATCAAGCCGAACCAGATCGGCACGCTGTCGGACGCGTTCGACGCGATCGAACTGGCGACGAAACACGGCTACGACTCCGTCATCTCGCACCGCTCGGGCGAGACGGAGGACACGACCATCGCACACCTCGCCGTCGCGACCGCCGCGCCGTTCATCAAGACGGGCGCGGTCGGCGGTGAGCGAACTGCCAAGCTCAACGAACTCATCCGCATCGCGGACGACGCAGTATGA
- the rpsB gene encoding 30S ribosomal protein S2, whose translation MTENDNEALETAEEEIEEEATGEAGANPEVDPDIEADDDLPAEGADEAPEAEEEEEADDSPMFDEDVMPDDEADLLIPVEDYLQAGVHIGTQQKTKDMERFIHRVRDDGLYVLDVSQTDKRVRTAADFLANYDAEQVLVTSSRQYGRFPAEKFADAIGARARTGRFIPGTLTNPDYRGYIEPDVVVVTDPIGDAQAVKEAITVGIPVIAMCDSNNQLSNVDLVIPTNNKGRRALSVVYWLLANETLDRRGADTVYALEDFEEGI comes from the coding sequence ATGACCGAAAACGACAACGAAGCACTCGAAACCGCCGAGGAGGAGATCGAGGAGGAGGCGACCGGCGAAGCCGGTGCCAACCCCGAGGTTGATCCCGACATCGAGGCGGACGACGACCTGCCCGCCGAGGGAGCCGACGAGGCCCCCGAGGCTGAAGAAGAAGAAGAAGCGGACGACAGTCCGATGTTCGACGAGGACGTGATGCCCGACGACGAGGCGGACCTCCTCATCCCCGTGGAGGACTACCTCCAGGCGGGCGTCCACATCGGGACCCAGCAGAAGACCAAGGACATGGAGCGGTTCATCCACCGCGTCCGCGACGACGGTCTCTACGTCCTCGACGTGAGCCAGACCGACAAGCGCGTCCGCACCGCCGCGGACTTCCTCGCGAACTACGATGCCGAGCAGGTGCTCGTCACCTCCTCGCGCCAGTACGGTCGGTTCCCGGCCGAGAAGTTCGCAGACGCCATCGGCGCTCGCGCCCGCACCGGTCGGTTCATCCCCGGCACGCTGACGAACCCCGACTACCGCGGCTACATCGAACCGGACGTCGTGGTCGTCACCGACCCCATCGGCGACGCGCAGGCCGTCAAGGAGGCCATCACGGTCGGCATCCCGGTCATCGCGATGTGCGACTCGAACAACCAGCTGTCGAACGTCGACCTCGTCATCCCAACGAACAACAAAGGTCGCCGCGCGCTGTCGGTCGTCTACTGGCTACTCGCCAACGAGACGCTCGACCGCCGTGGCGCCGACACCGTCTACGCCCTCGAAGACTTCGAGGAAGGCATCTAA
- a CDS encoding acetoacetate decarboxylase family protein: MFGTASWRDSTPTRSSRSSSPSRGKRSAYGAFHGSESEADIGGYVHALPVTTEASRVLGREIWGYPKMVADISIGDVDDGVRVSVGPDGDRDERGDGSGDAPVTTTLTVRNGLTLPLDVRAASYSVNDGVLSRASVDLIGEVRVGVGGARLDIGDGAVGATLRELTVGRPVGQFVAQRLRAHVHVPAAVGGETPRG, translated from the coding sequence GTGTTCGGTACTGCTTCGTGGAGGGATTCGACCCCTACGAGGAGTTCGCGGTCGTCGTCCCCGTCGCGCGGCAAACGGTCGGCGTATGGGGCGTTCCACGGTTCGGAGTCGGAAGCCGATATCGGCGGCTACGTCCACGCGCTGCCGGTGACGACGGAGGCGTCGAGGGTGCTCGGCAGAGAGATCTGGGGCTATCCGAAGATGGTCGCCGATATCTCCATCGGCGACGTCGACGACGGGGTGCGGGTGAGCGTCGGGCCGGACGGAGATAGAGACGAACGCGGAGACGGAAGCGGAGACGCCCCTGTGACGACGACGCTGACCGTGCGAAACGGATTGACGCTCCCGCTCGACGTTCGGGCGGCGAGTTACAGCGTAAACGACGGCGTCCTCTCGCGAGCGTCGGTAGACCTCATCGGTGAGGTTCGCGTCGGAGTCGGTGGCGCTCGCCTCGATATCGGCGACGGAGCAGTGGGGGCGACGCTCCGGGAACTCACCGTCGGTCGTCCCGTCGGGCAATTCGTCGCACAGCGGCTTCGAGCGCACGTCCACGTACCGGCGGCGGTGGGCGGCGAGACCCCGCGAGGATAG
- the mvk gene encoding mevalonate kinase, whose amino-acid sequence MTVSSAPGKVYLFGEHAVVYGEPAVPCAIERRATVSVEPRADDHIRVTARDLSLDGFTVEYGQSPDERPDVDVPTPLVEAATGYVDAAVEQARDAVSDPEAGFDVTIESDIPLGAGLGSSAAVVVASIDAATRSLGVELDPVEIAERAYQAEYEVQSGQASRADTFCSAMGGAVRVEGDDCRTIDTPNLPFVVGFDGGAGDTGALVAGVRDLKERYAFAADTVETVGDIVREGETLLADADADGDPDEELLAELGNLMDFNHGLLEALGVSSRSLDNMVWAARMAGAHGAKLTGAGGGGCIVALDPTPETETGLRFTPGCEDVFRAELATEGVRVEAESAVGARGDDGGEAGERDEGAE is encoded by the coding sequence ATGACCGTTTCGAGCGCCCCGGGCAAGGTGTACCTCTTCGGGGAGCACGCCGTCGTCTACGGCGAGCCCGCGGTGCCCTGCGCCATCGAGCGCCGCGCGACCGTCAGCGTCGAACCGCGAGCAGACGACCACATCCGCGTCACGGCGCGAGACCTGAGCCTCGACGGCTTCACCGTTGAGTACGGACAGTCGCCGGACGAGCGCCCGGACGTTGATGTCCCGACGCCGTTGGTCGAGGCGGCGACTGGCTACGTCGACGCCGCCGTCGAACAGGCGCGTGACGCCGTTTCCGACCCCGAGGCGGGGTTCGACGTCACCATCGAGAGCGACATTCCGCTCGGCGCGGGGTTGGGTTCCTCGGCGGCCGTAGTAGTCGCGAGCATCGACGCCGCGACGCGCTCGCTGGGCGTCGAACTCGACCCGGTGGAGATAGCGGAACGCGCCTACCAGGCCGAGTACGAGGTTCAGAGCGGCCAAGCGTCGCGGGCGGACACCTTCTGTTCGGCGATGGGCGGGGCAGTCCGCGTCGAGGGCGACGACTGCCGGACGATAGACACGCCGAACCTCCCGTTCGTCGTCGGCTTCGACGGCGGCGCGGGCGACACCGGCGCGCTCGTCGCGGGCGTCCGCGACTTGAAAGAACGCTACGCCTTCGCGGCCGACACCGTCGAAACCGTCGGCGACATCGTCCGCGAGGGCGAGACGCTCCTCGCCGATGCCGACGCCGACGGCGACCCCGACGAGGAGTTGCTGGCGGAACTCGGTAACCTGATGGACTTCAACCACGGGTTGTTGGAGGCGCTCGGCGTCTCCTCGCGCTCGCTCGACAATATGGTGTGGGCCGCGCGGATGGCGGGCGCACACGGCGCGAAACTGACCGGCGCGGGCGGCGGCGGCTGTATCGTCGCGCTCGACCCGACGCCGGAGACGGAGACCGGTCTCCGGTTCACTCCCGGCTGTGAGGACGTCTTCCGGGCGGAGTTGGCGACCGAGGGCGTCCGCGTGGAAGCCGAAAGTGCCGTCGGCGCTCGCGGCGACGACGGCGGCGAGGCCGGCGAGCGCGACGAGGGAGCCGAATGA
- a CDS encoding isopentenyl phosphate kinase, which produces MTIVLKLGGSVVTDKDSPETVDDDALSVAVEAIATSGVSDLVVVHGGGSFGHHHAATHGVSTTEGTSDAAGALAIHAAMKRLNDAVVSRLQSRGVPALPVHPLSLAARHDTDEGNGKRSGDAALSLPLDSTETLLGEGFVPVLHGDVVAHAGRGVTVVSGDELVVRLADGLRAERVGLCSTVPGVYDENDAVVDEIRSFDDVAAALGESESTDVTGGMAAKVRALLAMDAPAHVFGPESVGPFLAGESPGTRIDGR; this is translated from the coding sequence ATGACGATCGTCCTCAAACTCGGTGGGAGTGTCGTCACCGACAAGGACAGCCCTGAGACCGTCGACGACGACGCGCTCTCGGTAGCCGTCGAGGCCATCGCCACATCGGGCGTCTCAGACCTCGTCGTCGTCCACGGCGGCGGCAGTTTCGGCCACCACCACGCTGCGACCCACGGCGTCAGCACCACCGAAGGGACGTCGGACGCGGCGGGGGCGCTCGCCATCCACGCGGCGATGAAGCGACTGAACGACGCCGTCGTCTCGCGGTTGCAGTCGCGAGGCGTCCCCGCGCTTCCGGTCCACCCGCTGTCGCTGGCGGCGCGACACGACACGGACGAGGGCAACGGGAAGCGGAGCGGCGATGCGGCGCTCTCGCTCCCGCTCGACTCGACGGAGACGCTGCTCGGCGAGGGGTTCGTCCCGGTGCTCCACGGCGACGTGGTCGCGCACGCGGGCCGCGGCGTCACCGTCGTCTCCGGCGACGAACTGGTCGTCCGACTCGCCGACGGGCTGAGGGCCGAGCGCGTCGGTCTCTGCTCGACCGTGCCGGGCGTCTACGACGAGAACGACGCCGTCGTCGACGAGATTCGGTCGTTCGATGACGTGGCGGCGGCACTCGGCGAGAGCGAGTCGACGGACGTCACCGGCGGGATGGCCGCGAAAGTCCGGGCGCTGCTGGCGATGGATGCCCCGGCGCACGTGTTCGGTCCCGAGAGCGTCGGTCCGTTTCTGGCGGGCGAGTCGCCAGGGACGCGCATTGACGGGCGGTGA
- a CDS encoding DMT family transporter gives MSRRDAALFVGIAAVWGTAFVATKAALDSFPPVTLAALRFSLAALALFAVVFALGTRRVPTGRGDWLPILSGGAFNIGLHHALLFAGQQFVTSAVAATLLGLVPVATPAFARLSRHDDSLSATGAVGILVGFLSVALMARPDPGDLSASVGAGLVLASAVAWVFGAVFTREDDATLPPVALQAWTLLVGALLLAAAALALPGESLGSLAFASATPKALGWLVYLALIPGAAGFFAYFRLLDRIGPIQAGLLEYAIPPFAALFGFFVLEETLDATTVVGFVGVFVAFLFVKADSIRTALDRRRNRTTSADSRSD, from the coding sequence GTGAGTCGAAGAGACGCCGCCCTGTTCGTCGGAATCGCCGCCGTCTGGGGCACCGCGTTCGTCGCGACGAAGGCCGCGCTCGACTCGTTTCCACCCGTGACGCTCGCCGCGCTCCGGTTTTCGCTCGCGGCGCTGGCGCTGTTCGCCGTCGTCTTCGCCCTCGGAACGCGACGGGTTCCGACCGGCCGCGGCGACTGGCTGCCGATTCTCTCCGGCGGCGCGTTCAACATCGGTCTCCACCACGCGCTCTTGTTCGCCGGCCAGCAGTTCGTCACGAGCGCCGTCGCGGCGACGCTTCTGGGGCTCGTCCCCGTCGCGACGCCCGCCTTCGCGCGCCTCTCTCGGCACGATGACAGTCTCTCGGCGACGGGCGCGGTAGGAATCCTCGTCGGCTTTCTGAGCGTCGCGCTCATGGCCCGTCCGGACCCCGGCGACCTCTCGGCGAGCGTCGGGGCGGGCCTCGTACTCGCCTCCGCCGTCGCGTGGGTGTTCGGGGCCGTATTCACCCGCGAAGACGACGCAACGCTCCCGCCGGTCGCGTTGCAAGCGTGGACGCTTCTCGTCGGCGCGCTCCTGCTCGCCGCCGCCGCCCTCGCGCTCCCCGGCGAGTCGCTGGGGTCGCTCGCGTTCGCCTCGGCGACCCCGAAAGCGCTCGGCTGGTTGGTGTACCTCGCGCTGATCCCGGGCGCGGCCGGGTTCTTCGCCTACTTCCGTCTCTTGGACCGAATCGGTCCGATTCAGGCTGGGCTGTTGGAGTACGCCATCCCACCGTTCGCGGCGCTGTTCGGCTTCTTCGTCCTCGAGGAGACGCTCGACGCGACGACGGTGGTCGGCTTCGTCGGCGTCTTCGTCGCGTTCCTGTTCGTGAAAGCCGACAGCATCAGAACGGCGCTCGACCGTCGCCGCAATCGCACGACTTCGGCTGACTCGCGGTCAGACTGA
- a CDS encoding MBL fold metallo-hydrolase, giving the protein MHVTFLGTGSAMPLPERVQTGLLLEPSAGGDDGDGESAQNGDRRPLLVDCGAGVLHRLSRTDVGYEGVATVLLTHHHLDHVSDLLALLKARWLAGEDHLEVVGPAGTKLLLDDLLTAHDYLQDRLDLAVREVTANEPFEVAGFPVEAHETRHSIPCLAYRFDDAFTFSGDSEAFEGLANFADGSVVLAHDCSFPDEVDVSNHPTPTQLGEVLSGCDIDRLYLTHLYPHTEGKHREMLGSVEANFDGDVRIARDGLRFEIPE; this is encoded by the coding sequence ATGCACGTCACGTTTCTCGGCACTGGCAGCGCGATGCCGCTCCCCGAGCGCGTCCAGACCGGACTACTCCTCGAACCGAGCGCCGGCGGAGACGACGGAGACGGTGAGAGCGCCCAAAACGGCGACAGACGCCCCCTGCTCGTCGACTGCGGCGCGGGCGTCCTCCACCGCCTCAGCCGGACCGACGTGGGTTACGAGGGTGTCGCCACCGTACTGCTCACCCACCACCACCTCGACCACGTCTCGGACCTCTTAGCCCTGCTGAAAGCCCGCTGGCTGGCGGGAGAGGACCACCTCGAAGTCGTCGGCCCCGCGGGGACGAAATTGCTTCTCGACGACCTGCTGACCGCCCACGACTACCTGCAGGACCGCCTCGACCTCGCCGTCCGCGAGGTCACCGCCAACGAACCATTCGAGGTCGCCGGATTTCCGGTCGAGGCTCACGAGACGCGTCACTCGATACCGTGTCTCGCCTACCGCTTCGACGACGCGTTCACCTTCTCCGGCGACTCGGAGGCGTTCGAGGGCCTCGCGAACTTCGCCGACGGCTCCGTCGTTCTCGCGCACGACTGCTCGTTCCCTGACGAAGTCGACGTGTCGAACCACCCGACGCCAACGCAGTTGGGCGAGGTGCTGTCGGGGTGCGATATCGACCGCCTTTACCTGACCCACCTCTACCCGCACACGGAGGGCAAACACCGCGAGATGCTCGGCAGTGTCGAAGCCAACTTCGACGGCGACGTGCGAATCGCCCGCGACGGCCTGCGTTTCGAAATCCCTGAATAG
- a CDS encoding inositol monophosphatase family protein, with protein MNRENREGETDDELDEDRRRTLKALGAAGAAAGVGGTAGWSDVASALGRGGGSTVPRQQTDGAVLEDRYLRIALLAAREAAAIHDEQFGQIKTAETKAPQQLVTEVDRNAEQAIRQRIREELGDEFEADNHALFGEEQGGTRSGDFVWIIDPLDGTTNYVRGIPHFCVSIAVVREGELHAGVVYYSPRDEVYAAVAGEGAIKFEDTGGDPSEVESVVPLSVTNVSTIEESLNSVGFYSGASAVDPRYLLLFREFVAESLGIRQLGAAAVDMVLLAEGAFDTFSCWALKPVDVAAGTLIVQEAGGRVTDFQGDDDVQTILRGNVLATNGELHEPVLSRYRNPRATLDDLIPEN; from the coding sequence ATGAACCGAGAAAACAGAGAGGGAGAGACCGACGACGAACTCGACGAGGACCGCCGCCGAACGCTGAAAGCGCTCGGCGCGGCTGGAGCGGCCGCCGGCGTCGGCGGGACCGCGGGGTGGAGCGACGTGGCGAGCGCGCTCGGCCGCGGCGGCGGGTCCACAGTTCCCAGACAGCAGACCGACGGCGCGGTGCTGGAGGACCGCTATCTCCGAATTGCCCTGCTCGCCGCCCGCGAGGCGGCGGCGATTCACGACGAACAGTTCGGCCAAATAAAGACTGCCGAGACGAAGGCCCCCCAGCAACTCGTCACGGAAGTCGACAGGAACGCCGAGCAAGCCATCCGGCAGCGGATTCGAGAGGAACTCGGCGACGAGTTCGAGGCCGACAACCACGCGCTGTTCGGCGAGGAGCAGGGCGGCACGCGTTCGGGCGACTTCGTCTGGATAATCGACCCGCTCGACGGGACGACCAACTACGTGCGCGGCATCCCGCACTTCTGCGTCTCCATCGCTGTCGTCAGGGAGGGTGAACTCCACGCCGGCGTCGTCTACTACTCGCCGCGCGACGAGGTGTACGCCGCAGTCGCCGGCGAGGGTGCTATCAAGTTCGAGGACACCGGCGGCGACCCGAGCGAAGTCGAGTCGGTCGTCCCGCTGTCGGTGACGAACGTCTCCACCATCGAGGAGTCGCTCAACTCGGTCGGCTTCTACAGTGGCGCGAGCGCCGTCGATCCGCGGTACCTGCTCCTGTTCCGCGAGTTCGTCGCGGAGTCGCTCGGTATTCGACAACTGGGCGCGGCGGCCGTCGACATGGTCCTCTTGGCTGAGGGGGCGTTCGACACGTTCTCCTGCTGGGCGCTGAAACCGGTCGACGTCGCTGCCGGGACGCTCATTGTTCAGGAAGCGGGCGGCCGGGTCACCGACTTCCAAGGCGACGACGACGTCCAGACCATCCTGCGAGGCAACGTCTTGGCGACGAACGGCGAACTCCACGAACCCGTCCTCAGTCGCTACCGGAACCCGCGGGCGACGCTCGACGACCTGATACCCGAGAACTGA